A single Mixta calida DNA region contains:
- a CDS encoding YheU family protein — protein sequence MMIPWQDLAPETLDNLIEAFVLREGTDYGEQERSLAEKVEDVRRQIKSGEAVLVWSELHETVNIMPRGQFRG from the coding sequence GTGATGATTCCCTGGCAAGATCTGGCGCCGGAAACGCTGGATAATCTGATTGAAGCCTTCGTGCTGCGCGAAGGCACCGACTATGGCGAGCAGGAGCGTTCGCTGGCGGAGAAGGTAGAAGATGTTCGTCGCCAGATAAAAAGCGGCGAAGCGGTGCTGGTCTGGTCGGAACTGCATGAAACGGTGAACATTATGCCGCGCGGACAGTTCC